The following coding sequences are from one bacterium SCSIO 12741 window:
- a CDS encoding SulP family inorganic anion transporter produces MWELIRKKSANAKDDILSGITVALALVPEAVAFSFVAGIPPLIGLYGAFMVGLVTAALGGRPGMISGATGALAVVMVHLVKEAGELYPQVESAGLQFLFATLVLMGIIQIAAGVFRLGKFVRLIPHPVMMGFVNGLAIVIFVSQLGMFKVEGEYVFDQSFYLMAGLVGLTMAIMYLLPRLTNKVPAGLVAILTVSLLVIFGGLDTQTVGSFVGGEGIQGSLPTFGVPTIPLNLETLKFIFPYALILAAIGLIESLMTLQLIDELTDTRGNGNRECMAQGAANILNGFFGGMGGCAMIGQSMINVNSGGRGRLSGIVAASALLLFILYLSPLIEQIPIAALVGVMFMVVIGTFAWSSFRVIPKIPRSDAFVIILVSSLTVIFDLAIAVVAGVVVSALVFSWENAKRIRARKHVKEDGTKVYEIWGPLFFGSVQTFNSKFDVKEDPENVEIDFIESKVSDHSGIEAIRGLVGKYEKAGKTVRLKHLSPDCKGLLIKANPKFRELIVTDIDDPRYYVVVDSEVMA; encoded by the coding sequence ATGTGGGAACTTATTCGTAAAAAATCAGCCAACGCCAAAGACGATATTCTATCGGGTATCACCGTAGCTCTGGCTCTTGTACCAGAGGCCGTGGCCTTTTCATTCGTAGCTGGCATTCCTCCGCTCATCGGACTCTATGGAGCTTTTATGGTAGGCTTGGTAACAGCTGCTCTTGGCGGACGTCCGGGAATGATTTCAGGTGCTACGGGTGCTCTTGCTGTAGTCATGGTCCACTTGGTTAAAGAAGCAGGCGAACTCTACCCTCAAGTAGAATCTGCCGGGCTTCAGTTTCTTTTTGCCACCTTGGTTCTCATGGGAATCATTCAGATTGCCGCTGGTGTTTTCCGCCTGGGTAAATTCGTTCGTTTGATCCCCCACCCTGTGATGATGGGATTTGTAAATGGATTGGCCATTGTCATTTTTGTCTCACAACTGGGGATGTTTAAGGTGGAAGGCGAATACGTATTCGATCAGTCCTTCTACCTCATGGCCGGATTGGTGGGTCTCACCATGGCTATCATGTACCTCCTCCCCCGATTGACTAATAAGGTTCCGGCCGGATTGGTCGCTATTCTCACGGTTTCTTTGCTGGTGATTTTTGGCGGATTGGATACGCAAACGGTAGGCTCATTCGTAGGTGGAGAAGGCATTCAAGGTTCTCTACCCACCTTTGGAGTTCCCACGATTCCTTTGAATCTGGAAACCTTAAAATTCATTTTCCCTTACGCCTTGATTTTGGCGGCCATTGGATTGATTGAATCCTTGATGACACTGCAGCTGATTGATGAATTGACGGATACACGTGGAAATGGTAACCGGGAATGTATGGCCCAAGGTGCGGCCAACATCCTAAATGGATTTTTCGGTGGTATGGGCGGTTGTGCTATGATTGGTCAATCGATGATTAATGTGAACTCCGGAGGGCGTGGTCGTTTGTCAGGAATTGTTGCCGCCTCTGCCCTCTTGCTCTTCATTTTGTACCTCTCGCCGCTTATCGAGCAAATTCCGATCGCTGCTTTGGTTGGCGTTATGTTCATGGTGGTTATTGGAACCTTTGCCTGGTCAAGTTTCCGCGTTATACCAAAGATTCCGAGAAGTGATGCCTTTGTTATCATCCTGGTTTCTTCCCTCACGGTCATCTTTGATTTAGCCATTGCCGTAGTTGCTGGTGTGGTCGTTTCTGCTCTCGTTTTCTCCTGGGAAAATGCAAAACGGATTCGTGCTCGCAAACACGTTAAAGAAGATGGCACCAAGGTTTACGAAATTTGGGGTCCCTTGTTCTTTGGATCGGTTCAGACCTTCAACAGCAAGTTTGATGTAAAAGAGGATCCTGAAAATGTAGAAATCGATTTCATTGAGTCAAAAGTTTCTGATCACTCTGGAATTGAGGCCATTCGTGGTTTGGTTGGCAAATACGAGAAAGCAGGAAAAACGGTACGCCTAAAACACTTGAGCCCAGATTGTAAGGGTCTGTTGATCAAAGCTAATCCTAAGTTTCGCGAATTGATTGTGACCGATATCGATGATCCACGCTACTATGTGGTAGTGGATTCCGAAGTAATGGCTTAG